From a single Diachasmimorpha longicaudata isolate KC_UGA_2023 chromosome 13, iyDiaLong2, whole genome shotgun sequence genomic region:
- the LOC135168468 gene encoding protein BCCIP homolog, with translation MSAPAKKREIDEKSKENEEVNSSNDSSDDNDTDINDLQGTHIMVDFVGRIPEDPDFNGIKLLLQQLFLKAKVETSELANFIIERNYVGSVVKQDGDDEDDEDDDENDVNDVFGITTVINISQGQNQNCIKQLRKVLADYSSDYASDATNALIKSILENDSAALGLIINERFVNIPANIAVPLLENLLADMKRAVNKKMPYDFQYYVLISKLYKPKNTPGKKKKREAEDLELIWSNPEEAIFAEDAMCSFEFSVDKDSDTSAWADDDEEMVPHRRVMLFEASKLPSMIDKILDQLSQ, from the exons ATGTCAGCGCCGGCTAAAAAACGCGAAATCGACGAAAAGTCGAAAGAAAATGAAGAGGTGAACAGCAGCAATGACAGCAGTGACGACAATGATACGGACATCAATGACCTACAG GGCACTCACATCATGGTGGACTTTGTGGGACGAATTCCTGAGGATCCGGATTTCAACGGAATCAAACTGCTCCTCCAACAGCTGTTTCTCAAGGCCAAGGTGGAGACCTCGGAACTCGCTAATTTCATTATCGAACGCAATTATGTGGGGTCTGTGGTGAAACAGGACGGGGACGACGAGGATGATGAGGATGATGATGAGAATGATGTTAATGATGTCTTTGGAATCACGACGGTCATTAATATTTCTCAGGGACAG AACCAAAACTGCATAAAACAACTTCGAAAAGTTTTGGCTGATTACTCAAGCGACTACGCCTCGGACGCCACAAACGCCCTGATAAAAAGCATACTGGAGAATGACTCAGCTGCCCTCGGTCTCATAATAAACGAGAGATTCGTCAACATTCCTGCAAACATAGCAGTTCCCCTACTCGAGAACTTGTTAGCCGACATGAAACGAGCTGTGAATAAGAAAATGCCCTACGACTTTCAGTACTACGTGTTAATATCAAAGCTCTACAAGCCAAAGAATACACCTGgtaagaagaagaagagggaaGCTGAGGACCTCGAATTAATATGGAGTAATCCAGAGGAGGCGATATTCGCTGAGGATGCAATGTGTAGTTTTGAATTCTCAGTTGATAAAGACTCTGACACGAGTGCCTGGGCGGATGATGATGAGGAAATGGTCCCTCACAGGCGAGTGATGCTCTTTGAAGCCTCCAAATTGCCCTCAATGATTGACAAAATACTAGACCAATTGAGTCAGTGA
- the LOC135168461 gene encoding shootin-1 — protein MQKSEFHVSLTPGELGRYKTPSTMSNNHSHIPVPKSFGSPNKSSLHSIVKRGNSTNALSDKIGGSSPGKAPSVAAYKASFERLDAAAAMSNSQKRILNDNHSSVTSNSLKIQETPKRPINALNSSIFNGNNTNVNNNNGVTVGEVNWKYKFEDSERKRKSLIQKSDAVTKENADLDKKYRQLLRDNNVLQSQVRTKDEELHKLRSVSERLCKEYEQQKRQYDVETGALHKAMQQASQWYKQNRQLKRQSLVLTQRILESRPDALADDLCLSDEVDANEIDDAEELRQTITELSAEVARLQTELNAARLQEFEAQEQAALSNARLEEETEMRDKSEEVIKQLTIHKENMERVSRMVADEVQALKAQCDREREHAKMIKIEADRVQKERNVLAHQSALLMAGVSDDSNGRLLAILQEVETLKRDLEEEKQTHSEQMQLLQDKLEEKESNVEFEIVEEKLKLSEVEMNMVMKRAERAEREVERLEGVVAKLEEMLGDTQNKGTPPPPPAPPLPPPPPPLPAADNVSRSTVKLLTRERAEGGGDRNSAICDMTSILGIAKKPAAVPQQPAIDDIINQIKGGKFTLKQTDKQREEERRRKREMESAPAAVSEMLNILGTMRRRAKPIRQPLPYPNVSP, from the exons atgcagaagAGTGAATTCCATGTGAGCCTGACACCGGGCGAACTGGGTCGCTACAAGACCCCATCAACAATGTCCAATAACCACTCGCACATTCCAGTACCAAAGTCCTTTGGTTCTCCCAACAAGTCCAGCCTTCATTCCATTGTAAAACGCGGAAATTCGACAAATGCACTTAGCGATAAGATTGGAGGGAGTTCACCGGGTAAAGCACCATCGGTTGCTGCTTACAAGGCGTCCTTTGAACGTCTGGATGCCGCTGCTGCTATGAGCAACTCTCAGAAACGCATTCTGAATGACAATCACAGCTCAGTCACCagcaattcattaaaaatccagGAGACACCCAAGAGGCCGATTAATGCCCTCAATagttcaattttcaatgggaATAACACTaatgttaataataataatggtgTTACGGTGGGTGAGGTGAATTGGAAATATAAGTTCGAGGATTCGGAGAGGAAGAGGAAATCGCTGATTCAAAAATCTGATGCTG TAACGAAGGAGAACGCCGATCTTGATAAGAAATACCGTCAACTCCTCCGCGACAACAACGTTCTTCAGTCTCAAGTGCGCACCAAAGACGAAGAACTCCATAAACTCCGATCAG TGTCAGAGAGACTCTGCAAGGAGTATGAGCAGCAAAAACGTCAGTATGACGTGGAGACGGGGGCCCTCCACAAAGCAATGCAGCAGGCGTCGCAA TGGTACAAGCAAAATCGTCAGCTCAAGAGACAATCCCTGGTGCTCACCCAGAGAATCCTTGAGTCACGTCCCGATGCACTCGCCGATGATTTGTGCCTGTCTGACGAGGTCGATGctaatgaaattgatgatgCTGAAGAGTTACGGCAGACTATCACTG agcTGAGTGCTGAAGTTGCTCGCCTGCAAACAGAATTAAATGCAGCGAGACTCCAGGAGTTTGAGGCGCAAGAGCAAGCGGCTTTATCCAATGCTCGACTAGAGGAAGAAACAGAAATGAGAGATAAAAGTGAAGAAGTGATAAAACAACTCACTATTCACAAAGAGAACATGGAGAGGGTCTCGAGAATGGTGGCTGATGAAGTGCAAGCACTGAAAGCTCAAtgtgaccgagagagagagcacGCTAAGATGATCAAAATTGAAGCTGACAGAGTGCAAAAAGAGAGAAATGTTTTGGCACATCAGAGTGCACTGCTGATGGCAGGAGTCAGTGATGATTCCAATGGACGTCTACTCGCTATACTCCAAGAGGTTGAGACACTGAAGAGAGACCTCGAGGAGGAGAAACAGACGCACTCCGAGCAGATGCAACTCCTCCAGGATAAACTCGAGGAGAAGGAGTCGAATGTTGAGTTTGAGATTGTTGAGGAGAAGCTCAAGCTCTCGGAAGTCGAGATGAATATGGTGATGAAGAGGGCTGAGAGGGCggagagagaggtggagaggctCGAGGGTGTGGTCGCTAAATTGGAAGAGATGCTCGGAGATACGCAGAATAAGGGtacaccaccaccacctccagCGCCACCACTTCCACCACCACCTCCCCCATTGCCAGCCGCTGATAATGTTTCAAGATCGACGGTGAAGCTGTTGACGAGGGAACGAGCCGAGGGGGGTGGTGATCGAAATTCCGCGATTTGTGATATGACGAGTATTCTTGGAATTGCTAAAAAACCAGCAGCCGTACCCCAACAGCCTG CCATAGACGACATAATAAATCAGATAAAAGGAGGGAAGTTCACGCTCAAACAAACAGAT AAACAACGGGAAGAGGAGAGACGAAGAAAACGCGAGATGGAGAGTGCCCCAGCAGCTGTATCCGAGATGCTGAATATTCTGGGTACCATGAGACGACGGGCAAAGCCAATCAGGCAGCCTCTCCCCTACCCCAATGTTTCCCCATGA
- the LOC135168473 gene encoding uncharacterized protein LOC135168473 produces MLRLAVEELEKSRALVSSKMIADHLRRLYPIELSPEVLKIELKDKLDHAVSIGILSRCRKDAYCCSTFRQEAYNYKTNFSSFWERYYRKRPGRRLRSSRLTLRKKAPPTYCPDSSEESDSDSC; encoded by the exons ATGCTGCGGCTCGCTGTCGAGGAGCTGGAGAAGAGCCGGGCGTTGGTCAGCTCTAAAATGATAGCCGATCATTTGAGACGATTGTATCCAATTGAACTCAGCCCGGAGGTACTGAAGATTGAGTTGAAGGACAAACTCGATCATGCCGTTTCGATTGGCATTTTATCGAGATGTAGGAAGGATGCGTACTGCTGTTCGACTTTTAGACAGGAGGCGTACAACTACAAGACGAATTTCTCGTCCTTCTGGGAGAGATATTACAGA AAAAGACCCGGCCGTCGTCTAAGATCTTCGAGATTAACTTTAAGAAAAAAAGCTCCTCCCACCTACTGTCCAGATTCTTCTGAAGAGAGTGATTCCGATTCCTGTTGA